One Melospiza melodia melodia isolate bMelMel2 chromosome 1, bMelMel2.pri, whole genome shotgun sequence genomic window carries:
- the LOC134428574 gene encoding leucine-rich repeat-containing protein 14-like: protein MASSSRRNPRNSGTFSSPPHFSHIFQWGQPQNSGTFSSAPHFSHSFRRRDNPPDFRNLLPPGSAAMAPSRSRSTQIPPCVPKRQLPPGYSDSLLFLCARRMVAQHPLPVLLPAMPAHLYPILFQAAFLDGRPLVLRDLVAAWPFPVLNFQRLVGRRELLRDHPCKLCVQAVILAVVAQLRRQLEEPGHDASGCRLRVLDVTGVPDDPAGRAPDGMSVWSGTVALAKACVEVSKHQREFQRRGSKRHKGRSGAATAAAAPQPPGVDVHADLFVNGTSYGILRDALQTGSAGPLRLKCREFQAEKLSLAGIVSLLETLDPSCVRRVDLRFRNLGLTGLSVILPHLSRFPELRSLKLQYSNVDVRRPTPESAIGIRCLAGQLGMLPGLRELNLGSSRLSGNLRQILCDLQAPLESLELAFCSLVPADLAFLSQSFHAPALKRLDLSGHDFSQGLLEPLRLLLEETSASLLHLDLMECRMADPHLDALLPTLRRCSRLRFLGLYGNSLSTAALKELLRKTLELPDLRLVVYPFPVDCYKPEPPRRVPGSRRIYEEPMDGERLAAATAEISQLLANSGRTDLVWTYNPYGHGTLDYFSL, encoded by the exons ATGGcttccagcagcaggagaaaccCCCGGAATTCCGGAACCTTCTCCTCACCACCCCATTTCTCCCACATCTTCCAGTGGGGACAACCCCAGAATTCCGGAACCTTCTCCTCAGCGCCTCATTTCTCCCACAGCTTCCGCCGTCGGGACAACCCCCCGGACTTCCGGAACCTTCTCCCACCCGGAAGCGCCGCCATGGCTCCGTCGCGCAGCCGCTCCACGCAGATCCCGCCGTGCGTCCCCAAGCGCCAGCTCCCGCCGGGCTACTCGGACTCGCTGCTCTTCCTCTGCGCCCGCCGCATGGTGGCGCAGCACCCGCTGCCCGTGCTGCTGCCCGCCATGCCCGCCCACCTCTACCCCATCCTCTTCCAGGCGGCGTTCCTGGACGGGCGGCCCCTGGTGCTGCGGGACCTGGTGGCCGCGTGGCCGTTCCCGGTGCTCAACTTCCAGCGGCTGGTGGGGCGCCGGGAGCTGCTGCGGGAccatccctgcaagctctgcGTCCAGGCCGTCATCCTGGCCGTGGTGGCGCAGCTGCGGCGGCAGCTGGAGGAGCCCGGCCACGACGCCAG CGGGTGCCGCCTACGCGTGCTGGACGTGACGGGAGTTCCGGACGACCCGGCCGGCCGCGCTCCGGACGGGATGAGCGTCTGGTCGGGCACGGTGGCTTTGGCCAAGGCTTGCGTGGAGGTGTCCAAGCACCAGCGGGAATTCCAGCGGCGCGGATCCAAGCGGCACAAAGGCCGCTCCGGCGCCGCCACGGCCGCGGCCGCTCCGCAGCCGCCGGGCGTCGACGTCCACGCCGACCTGTTCGTCAACGGGACGTCCTACGGGATCCTGCGCGACGCGCTCCAGACCGGATCCGCCGGCCCGCTGCGCCTCAAGTGCCGCGAGTTCCAAGCGGAGAAGCTCTCCCTGGCCGGAATCGTCAGCCTGCTGGAAACTCTGGACCCCTCCTGCGTGCGGAGGGTGGATCTGCGCTTCCGGAATTTGGGATTGACCGGGCTCTCGGTGATCCTGCCGCACCTCTCGCGCTTCCCGGAGCTGCGCAGCCTCAAGCTGCAGTACAGCAACGTGGACGTGCGGCGCCCCACGCCCGAGTCGGCCATCGGCATCCGGTGCCTGGCCGGGCAGCTGGGAATGCTGCCCGGCCTGCGCGAGCTCAACCTGGGATCCTCCCGGCTCTCCGGGAACCTGCGCCAGATCCTCTG CGACCTCCAGGCCCCGTTGGAGAGCTTGGAATTGGCCTTCTGCTCCCTCGTCCCCGCCGACCTCGCCTTCCTCTCCCAGAGCTTCCACGCGCCGGCCCTCAAGCGCCTGGACCTGAGCGGCCACGACTTCTCCCAGGGCCTCCTGGAgccgctgcggctgctgctggaggagaccTCGGCCTCGCTGCTGCACCTGGACCTCATGGAATGCCGCATGGCCGACCCCCACCTGGACGCGCTGCTGCCGACGCTGCGCCGCTGCTCCCGCCTGCGCTTCCTGGGACTCTACGGCAACTCCCTGTCCACGGCCGCGCTCAAGGAGCTGCTCCGCAAGACCCTGGAGCTGCCCGACCTCCGCCTGGTGGTCTACCCCTTCCCCGTGGATTGCTACAAGCCGGAGCCGCCGCGCCGCGTGCCGGGCTCCCGGCGCATCTACGAGGAGCCCATGGACGGCGAGCGCTTGGCGGCGGCCACGGCGGAGATCTCCCAGCTGCTGGCCAATTCCGGCCGCACCGACCTCGTCTGGACTTACAACCCCTACGGCCACGGCACGCTGGACTACTTCTCTTTGTGA